One Aegilops tauschii subsp. strangulata cultivar AL8/78 chromosome 7, Aet v6.0, whole genome shotgun sequence genomic window carries:
- the LOC109768711 gene encoding uncharacterized protein: MFSTATVVTIGGGEQASFWDCNWIGGRALKLSFPDLYNHSILKNRSVVAALLGAGWVHDLWHGNVNNILPQFILLPRVIRDARITLIAGQHDAINCTAGGAEYSARLAYDMQFSDRPRTELESLICKVWTTGLVKFF, translated from the coding sequence ATGTTCTCCACGGCGACCGTGGTCACCATCGGAGGCGGGGAGCAGGCCAGCTTCTGGGACTGTAACTGGATCGGCGGTCGGGCTCTGAAGCTATCCTTCCCTGACCTCTACAACCACTCCATCCTTAAGAATAGATCAGTGGTTGCAGCGCTGCTCGGGGCCGGCTGGGTTCATGATCTGTGGCACGGCAACGTCAACAACATCCTGCCGCAGTTCATCCTGCTACCGCGGGTCATCAGGGACGCACGGATCACGCTGATCGCAGGCCAGCACGATGCCATCAACTGCACGGCGGGGGGCGCTGAATACTCGGCTCGTTTGGCCTATGACATGCAGTTCTCTGATCGGCCGCGCACGGAGCTCGAGTCGCTGATCTGTAAGGTGTGGACCACAGGACTGGTCAAATTCTTTTGA